The genomic stretch GCTCCGGTGCAGCCCAAAGGATGGCCCAGAGCGATTGCTCCTCCATTTACGTTGACCTTCGCAGGATCGGCGCCCAGTTGTTGCGTCACAGCCAGAGCCTGGGTGGCGAAGGCTTCGTTCAATTCGATCAGGTCGATATCGTTGAGCGTTAACCCTGCGAGCTTCAGCGCCTTGGGAACAGCATGAACCGGCCCCAACCCCATCTCCTCCGGCAGGCAGCCGCAGGTTGCGAAGGCTACAAAACGAGCTATGGGCCGCAGCCCCAACTGCTTCGCCCGATCCGCAGACATCACTACGGAGGCAGCGGCTCCATCGGAGGTCTGCGAGGAATTGCCCGCCGTTACCACTCCATTGGCGTGGAATGCGGGCTTCAACTTTGCCAGGGCTTCCATTGAAGTGTCTGCGCGGGGGCCCTCATCGGTGCGAAAGACCGTCTGTTTCGTCTCCGGCTTGGTTGCCTTTTGGGTTGGCGAGATATTTGTCACCGTTACAGGCACAATCTCCTGTGCAAAGCGTCCAGATTGGATGGCGTCGAGCGCCTTGCGGTGACTGCCTAGGGAAAATTCATCTGCCTGATCGCGGGTGATGTGATATTTCTGCGCCACTCGCTCCGCGGTCAGGCCCATGCTGAGATACGAATCGGGGTAGTTCTCCACCAGCCAGGGGTTGGCGCTGATCTTGTTGCCCCCCATCGGCACCATGCTCATCGACTCGGTTCCGCCTGCAAGAATCACCGTCGCCCCGCCACCGCGAATTCTCTCTGCGGCGATCGCAATCGATTGCAGGCCCGACGCGCAGAAGCGATTCACCGTCATCGAAGAAACATCGACCGGCAGCCCTGCACGCAGGCTCGCGATGCGGGCCACGTTCATTCCCTGCTCGGCCTCCGGCATGGCGCAGCCAAGAATCACGTCATCCAACTCTTTCGCATCAAGCTGCGGGATATTCTCCAGCGCGCCACGGATCGCAACCGCTCCCAGATCGTCCGGCCGCGTCGTAGCAAGTGCTCCCTTGCCGGAGCGCCCAACCGCGGTGCGAACGGTGCTGACAATTACCGCATCTGCCATGTCTCTTGCTCCTTGTATTACTCCGCTCCCTCAATCTGGAGCCACGTGCCGTTCTGGTTGTAACGAATCTCCAGGTATCGATCGACGATGGAGACTTGGATTCCATCGTGGTCGTAGGAAGCGGACTGGCTGCCTGCCACGCGCTGCACAAGCTGCGGCTCGGCTACATCCAGTCCCCATGCAAAGCCCAGTGTTCCCTTCAAACTTACCTGCAGCCGATCCACGTCCTTCGCGTTCTCAAGTTCGATGGGCAGTCCAAGCGCATTGCCGCGAAAAACCAGCAGCGAACTCGTGCCTCCATGCGAACAGAGAACCGCCCAATCGAGACTTCCCCGCTGCCAGAAGTCCCCATGAATGACATTCTCGGGACGGTGCGCCTGGAAGGTTTGCGGCACCAGGCAGTGGCGTTCTTCCAGTGCATAACGGACCGGCGCGGGCAGTTCAGGAAATGCCGACAGCGGCAGCCGCCGAATCTTGTACGGCAGCGTCTTGCCTGCGAAATCAAACTGCCCTGCCTCTACCTGTTCCATTGCCTGGGCGCAGGCGGATATCCCCTGGACCGCGCCAAGTAACAGCAGGCAAACTGTGAGCGATCTTTGCAACGTTAGTTCCTTAATGGCTTGCCGGTCTTGAGCGTGAACGCGATGCGCTCCTGCGTTTTGCGCTCGCCGCAGAGCGAGAGGAAGGCTTCGCGTTCGAGATCCAGAAAATATTGCTCGCTGACCAGGCTGCCGGGTGTGAGAGTTCCCCCACAGAGAATGTGCGCCACTTTGCTCGCCACCTTCAAGTCGTGATCACTGATGTACTCCGCTTGCCGCATCATATGAATTCCCAGCTTGAGCGTCGGCAACACAGCCTCTCCTGCCACCGGAATCCTGGCACGTTCGACGGGTGCGGAATAGCCCGCCTCCGCCAACGTAAGAGCGGTCTGTTTCGCATCGAGCAGGATGCGGTTGCGGTGCAGCGTTATCCGGTCGCACGGCGCCAGAAGACCGAGCGTACGCGCCTCCAGCGCGGAGGTGGACACCTTAGCCATCGCCACTATTTCCAGAGATTTCTTGAGCGCATCCAGCATCTCGCCGGACATGGCGAACTTTGCCGGAGGATCATTCGGCGCAGGCTTCGCGATAGCTGCGGCTGCATCGATCGCGCGCAGAGCCATCTCCTTGGTGCCGCCTCCACCAGGAACCAGGCCGACGCCAGCCTCCACCAGCCCCATATACAACTCGGCATGGGGCTGACGACGCGCGGCGTGCAACGCGATCTCCGTTCCACCGCCGAGGCAGAGCCCAAAGGGCGCAACCACCACCGGACGCGGGCAGAATTTGATCGATGCGGTCATTCGCTGAAAGGCCCGCACCGCCAGATCGAGATCCTCCCACTCCCCCTCCTGTGCGGCGAGAAGCAGTTGCATCAGGTTTGCGCCCACTGAGAAGTTTTCCGCATCCCCCGAGATCACGAATCCGCGAAACTGCTGCACCGGTTCGCTGTCGCGATGGAGAACCTGGGTGACGAGATGCACAATGTCATCGCCGATTGCATTCTTGAGCGAGTGCAGCTCGATGCAGCCGATGCCATCTCCAAGATCCACCAGCGATGCTCCGGCATTCTTGCGCACAACGCCGTGTGCCTTGCGAAACATGGCGACAGTGGCAATCCCTTCGGGCAGAATGACGGGCTCATATTCCCCTGACACAGGGTTGAAGCAAACGCGGCCGGAAGCCTGGCTGGCGTCGTCCTTGTACCAGGAAGAATGTCCCGCAGCGAGCAGCTTCTCGACATTGGGACAGATGGGCTCGTTCATGGCCCGCATGTGCTCCACCGTCTCTGCTACGCCAGCCGCATCCCACATTTCAAAGGGACCCAGCTCCCAATTAAATCCAGCGTGCATGGCGCGATCTATCGAAGGAATGTCGTCGGCTATCTCGGGTACGCGGTCGGCGGCATAGTTCCACAGGCGAGCCAGCAAGGGCCACAGGAAGGCTGCGGCCTTGTCCTTTCGGGGCTCCGCCGCGAGCAGCATCTTGAGCCGTGCCCCCAGGGATTCAGCGTTCTTCGCCATGTCCAGGGCGGCAAGCTTCGCCTTTGCCAGCGGGCGGTATTCCACCGTGTTCACATCGAGGGCGAGGCGCAACTCCTTGCCCTCCGCATCTTTTTCTTTTTTGTAGAATCCTTGCCCGGCCTTGTCGCCCAGCCAGTGCCGCTCCAGCATCGTCTTGAGAAAGGCAGGCAGATCCGCCGAGCTGCCATCGCTGCCACCCGAACGCGCAAAGTTAGCGGCAACGTGGGCAAGCACGTCGATGCCGACCATGTCCGCAAGGCGAAAGGTTCCCGTGCGCGGCCACCCGATGGCCGAACCCGTCAGCGCATCTACCTCTTCAATGGAGAGTCCCTGCTGCATCATCAGGCGAATCGACGTAAACAGCGTGAAGACTCCGATACGATTCGCCACGAAGTTCGGCGTGTCATGGGAATAAACAACTGTCTTGCCCAGCCGCTGATCCACGAACCTCGCAATGTCCGCGACTACCTCCGGGTCGGACTCCGGCGTAGGAATGATCTCCACCAGCCGCATATAACGCGGAGGGTTGAAGAAGTGTGTCCCGAACCAGCGCCGGTGATACCCGCGATTGCGAAACTCCTCGGGCAAACCGGCGGCGATGGAGGCGATGGGCAACCCGCTGGTATTCGTCGTCAGGATGGCCAGCGGCGCCAGATGAGGCAATATCTTCCCCAGCAGACTCTGCTTGATGGTGAGATCTTCTGTCACTGCCTCAATCACCCAGTCACATCCGGCGAGTTGCGGCAAATCATCTTCAAAGTTGCCCGGAGTCACAAGCTGCGCCAGCGAAGCCTCATAGAACGCAGCAGGCTTGGCCTTCAACAGCGCTTCGATGGCCTGCACCGCGATCCGGCTTCGATTCGCCTGTTCGCCTGCAGGAACGATATCGAGCAACAAAACGGGAACCCCCGCGTTCGCCAGATGCGCTGCGATGCGGGAGCCCATGGTTCCAGCTCCCAGAACTGCAGCGCGGCGGATCAACGGTAGTTTCGCGGGTAGTTTCGCGGAGAGCTCCGCTGACAGCTCGCGTGAAACCGGCTGGACATCTCCTGAAACCATGCTGCTCATCGGCTGAACTCCTTCGAGGTGACGGAACGCTCTGTGCGGCAAGCCTGCGAATCAGACTAATAAAAACTGTCGAAGCATAATGAATGACGATTCATTTGGTCAAGACGGCGACCTAAGTGACGAAATACCAACATATTTGGCGGCGTACTGAGGTTTGACATGGCGGGAGCGGGCGGGTAGTTTCGGAATTACTCCCTCCCACCCGTTGATGGGCCATTGGCCAATCGACGCCGGCAGGAGTTTTCCGAGGTCGAATCAGCACATGAACTATCCATCGCGTCTGGCTGCTCGCTCGCTCCTCCTGATGTGCGTCCTCACTCTGTCCGCGTACGCACAGGATCTGGCGAGCTTTGAGAAACGAATCACGACCAAGGTGCTCCCCAATGGGCTCACGCTCATCGTCTGTGAAAGACCGGAGGCACCAGTCTTCTCCTTCTGGACGATCGTGAATGCCGGAGACGCCAACGATCCCGGCGGCCAGTCTGGCCTGGCGCATATGTTTGAGCATCTCGCCTTCAAGGGCACCAAGGATATAGGCACCACGGATTATGCCGCGGAGAAGGTTGCGCTGGCCAAGGTGGAAGCAGCCTACGCCGCTTATGACCTGGAATTCCGCAAGCGCGTCGGGCAGGATCCCGCCCGGTTGAAGCAGTTGAAGGCGGACTTCGACGCCGCTACGGTGGCAGCGCAGAAGTACGTCATCCCCAACCAGTTCACGGAGATTGCCGAACAAAACGGCGCCACCGGCGTGAA from Acidisarcina sp. encodes the following:
- a CDS encoding 3-hydroxyacyl-CoA dehydrogenase NAD-binding domain-containing protein, with the protein product MSSMVSGDVQPVSRELSAELSAKLPAKLPLIRRAAVLGAGTMGSRIAAHLANAGVPVLLLDIVPAGEQANRSRIAVQAIEALLKAKPAAFYEASLAQLVTPGNFEDDLPQLAGCDWVIEAVTEDLTIKQSLLGKILPHLAPLAILTTNTSGLPIASIAAGLPEEFRNRGYHRRWFGTHFFNPPRYMRLVEIIPTPESDPEVVADIARFVDQRLGKTVVYSHDTPNFVANRIGVFTLFTSIRLMMQQGLSIEEVDALTGSAIGWPRTGTFRLADMVGIDVLAHVAANFARSGGSDGSSADLPAFLKTMLERHWLGDKAGQGFYKKEKDAEGKELRLALDVNTVEYRPLAKAKLAALDMAKNAESLGARLKMLLAAEPRKDKAAAFLWPLLARLWNYAADRVPEIADDIPSIDRAMHAGFNWELGPFEMWDAAGVAETVEHMRAMNEPICPNVEKLLAAGHSSWYKDDASQASGRVCFNPVSGEYEPVILPEGIATVAMFRKAHGVVRKNAGASLVDLGDGIGCIELHSLKNAIGDDIVHLVTQVLHRDSEPVQQFRGFVISGDAENFSVGANLMQLLLAAQEGEWEDLDLAVRAFQRMTASIKFCPRPVVVAPFGLCLGGGTEIALHAARRQPHAELYMGLVEAGVGLVPGGGGTKEMALRAIDAAAAIAKPAPNDPPAKFAMSGEMLDALKKSLEIVAMAKVSTSALEARTLGLLAPCDRITLHRNRILLDAKQTALTLAEAGYSAPVERARIPVAGEAVLPTLKLGIHMMRQAEYISDHDLKVASKVAHILCGGTLTPGSLVSEQYFLDLEREAFLSLCGERKTQERIAFTLKTGKPLRN
- a CDS encoding acetyl-CoA C-acyltransferase, which encodes MADAVIVSTVRTAVGRSGKGALATTRPDDLGAVAIRGALENIPQLDAKELDDVILGCAMPEAEQGMNVARIASLRAGLPVDVSSMTVNRFCASGLQSIAIAAERIRGGGATVILAGGTESMSMVPMGGNKISANPWLVENYPDSYLSMGLTAERVAQKYHITRDQADEFSLGSHRKALDAIQSGRFAQEIVPVTVTNISPTQKATKPETKQTVFRTDEGPRADTSMEALAKLKPAFHANGVVTAGNSSQTSDGAAASVVMSADRAKQLGLRPIARFVAFATCGCLPEEMGLGPVHAVPKALKLAGLTLNDIDLIELNEAFATQALAVTQQLGADPAKVNVNGGAIALGHPLGCTGAKLTATLLHEMKRRGSHYGMVTMCVGGGMGAAGIFENLS